A genomic region of Sulfobacillus acidophilus DSM 10332 contains the following coding sequences:
- a CDS encoding sporulation protein, YlmC/YmxH family (PFAM: PRC-barrel domain~TIGRFAM: sporulation protein, YlmC/YmxH family~InterPro IPR007903:IPR014238~KEGG: tmr:Tmar_0877 sporulation protein, YlmC/YmxH family~PFAM: PRC-barrel~SPTR: Sporulation protein, YlmC/YmxH family;~TIGRFAM: Sporulation protein YlmC/YmxH) — protein sequence MVKTSELRTKDVVNVVDGRRLGLIGDIELDLEQGRVKSVVVPGASRFLGFFGRDRDTVIEWEQIQKIGQDVILVNVAPFTDQTHSS from the coding sequence ATGGTGAAGACCTCCGAGCTGAGGACGAAAGACGTGGTGAATGTCGTCGACGGGCGGCGCTTAGGGCTCATCGGCGACATCGAACTGGACTTGGAGCAGGGTCGGGTAAAGTCGGTGGTGGTTCCGGGCGCGAGTCGTTTTTTGGGTTTCTTTGGCCGTGACCGGGACACCGTGATTGAGTGGGAGCAAATTCAAAAAATCGGGCAGGACGTGATATTAGTCAACGTTGCGCCATTTACGGATCAAACCCATTCCTCTTAA
- a CDS encoding sporulation factor SpoIIGA (PFAM: Sporulation factor SpoIIGA~KEGG: adg:Adeg_1554 sigma-E processing peptidase SpoIIGA~SPTR: Sigma-E processing peptidase SpoIIGA), producing MMIGGISTLLYSLVMDGTLLWATGQLAGYPVRWSRLMPAAMVGVLPTLWVLWHRNLYATPWEVGLAWPVAMVRLAFGPMRRPVWAKTYLIFLGWTFLAGGFMTALVNWVRWWHPGWELGNGRYLVALFVALGGRWMPKARWRQWLGREEWGFIKCQVGTRRVTIPVLWDSGNQLEEPGTGRKVVVVDGRGLGDALPDHIRQWLQNPTDDHVPPGAIRYRTIAGEGWLPVIPVEQGTGFFAGRWHRLAPFVMGVSAYPVSPSGHYRALASPKLLQRNPNEGVGA from the coding sequence ATGATGATAGGGGGTATCTCCACCCTGCTCTATAGCCTGGTCATGGACGGAACCCTCCTTTGGGCTACCGGACAACTGGCCGGATATCCCGTCCGCTGGAGCCGTCTGATGCCGGCCGCGATGGTTGGGGTGTTACCTACTTTATGGGTATTGTGGCACCGTAACCTTTATGCTACGCCCTGGGAAGTCGGGCTGGCGTGGCCGGTCGCGATGGTCCGGCTCGCGTTTGGCCCCATGCGGCGACCGGTTTGGGCCAAAACCTATCTGATTTTTCTGGGTTGGACGTTTTTAGCCGGGGGGTTCATGACCGCCCTGGTGAACTGGGTGCGCTGGTGGCATCCCGGATGGGAGCTGGGAAACGGCCGGTATCTGGTCGCCCTGTTCGTGGCGTTGGGGGGCCGGTGGATGCCGAAAGCCCGATGGCGTCAATGGCTCGGGCGGGAAGAATGGGGATTCATTAAGTGCCAAGTGGGGACGCGGCGGGTGACGATTCCGGTGTTATGGGATTCCGGCAACCAGCTGGAAGAGCCCGGGACGGGTCGTAAAGTGGTGGTCGTCGACGGTCGCGGCCTGGGCGACGCGTTGCCGGATCATATTCGGCAATGGCTGCAAAATCCTACCGATGACCATGTACCGCCCGGGGCTATTCGCTATCGCACGATTGCCGGGGAGGGATGGTTGCCGGTCATCCCGGTGGAGCAGGGCACCGGATTTTTTGCCGGCCGCTGGCACCGGCTGGCCCCTTTCGTGATGGGCGTCAGCGCCTACCCGGTGTCTCCTAGCGGCCATTATCGGGCGTTGGCCTCCCCGAAACTCTTACAACGAAATCCCAATGAAGGGGTGGGAGCATGA
- a CDS encoding cell division protein FtsZ (PFAM: Tubulin/FtsZ family, GTPase domain; FtsZ family, C-terminal domain~TIGRFAM: cell division protein FtsZ~COGs: COG0206 Cell division GTPase~InterPro IPR003008:IPR018316:IPR000158~KEGG: tjr:TherJR_2152 cell division protein FtsZ~PFAM: Tubulin/FtsZ, GTPase domain; Tubulin/FtsZ, 2-layer sandwich domain~SPTR: Cell division protein ftsZ;~TIGRFAM: Cell division protein FtsZ, N-terminal) — translation MLDFDQAAENFAVIKVVGVGGGGTNAVNRMIQAGLKGVEFIAVNTDAQALALSMAPTRLQVGMKLTKGLGAGANPDIGQKAAEESREQIADALKGADMVFITAGMGGGTGTGAAPVVAEVAKEVGALAVGVVTKPFTFEGRRRQTFAEKGAANLKAKVDTLITIPNDRLLQVVEKKTSIVEAFRIADDVLRQGVQGISDLIAVPGLINLDFADVKTIMSEMGSALMGVGVSQGENRAAAAAKAAISSPLLETSIDGARGVLLNITGGSDLSLFEVNEAAEIVIQAADPEANIIFGAVIDDTLRDEVRVTVIATGFSGERRRSEPERQREEIEIKPFANDDLDIPAFLRRRS, via the coding sequence ATGCTAGATTTTGATCAGGCAGCGGAAAATTTTGCCGTCATCAAAGTGGTGGGCGTGGGCGGTGGCGGCACGAATGCGGTCAACCGGATGATCCAGGCCGGACTGAAAGGCGTGGAATTTATTGCGGTCAATACGGACGCCCAAGCCCTGGCCCTTTCGATGGCACCGACCCGTTTACAAGTGGGGATGAAGTTGACCAAGGGGCTAGGCGCGGGAGCCAATCCGGATATCGGCCAAAAAGCTGCCGAAGAGAGTCGCGAACAAATTGCCGATGCGTTAAAGGGCGCAGATATGGTCTTCATTACGGCGGGTATGGGCGGCGGTACGGGGACCGGGGCGGCGCCGGTGGTCGCCGAAGTGGCGAAAGAAGTCGGGGCGCTCGCGGTCGGGGTGGTAACCAAGCCCTTCACGTTTGAAGGTCGGCGGCGCCAAACCTTTGCGGAAAAAGGCGCCGCGAATTTGAAGGCCAAAGTGGATACCTTAATTACCATTCCCAACGATCGGCTCTTACAGGTGGTGGAGAAAAAAACCTCGATTGTCGAGGCCTTTCGCATTGCCGATGATGTTCTTCGCCAAGGGGTGCAGGGCATATCCGATCTCATTGCGGTGCCGGGTTTGATTAACTTGGATTTTGCCGATGTCAAAACCATCATGTCGGAAATGGGGTCGGCCCTGATGGGAGTGGGGGTCAGTCAAGGCGAAAATCGGGCGGCGGCCGCCGCCAAAGCGGCAATTTCCAGTCCCTTGTTGGAAACGAGCATTGACGGTGCCCGGGGCGTGTTGTTAAACATTACCGGCGGTAGCGATTTGTCGTTGTTCGAGGTCAATGAGGCGGCGGAAATCGTGATTCAAGCGGCCGATCCCGAAGCCAACATTATTTTCGGCGCCGTGATTGACGACACGTTACGCGACGAAGTGCGAGTGACCGTGATTGCGACCGGATTTAGCGGCGAACGCCGTCGGTCGGAACCGGAGCGCCAACGAGAAGAAATTGAGATTAAACCGTTTGCTAATGATGATTTGGATATTCCGGCGTTTTTACGTCGCCGGTCGTAA
- a CDS encoding FAD-dependent pyridine nucleotide-disulfide oxidoreductase (PFAM: Pyridine nucleotide-disulphide oxidoreductase~COGs: COG1252 NADH dehydrogenase FAD-containing subunit~InterPro IPR013027~KEGG: tin:Tint_1281 FAD-dependent pyridine nucleotide-disulfide oxidoreductase~PFAM: FAD-dependent pyridine nucleotide-disulphide oxidoreductase~SPTR: Sulfide-quinone reductase, putative) → MAKPHVVVLGANFAGLGAAQKIREYARDSVEITVIDRKPYLLFVPNIPNEVFENRNPMLTLHMPVAEALHEDGIHFIQGEVRALDPDRQVVEYLPSERVGSAVEVLHYDYVVVALGARLAYDQIEGFAEYGHTVSDTYYGEKLRRYLATEYKGGPVAVGSARFHQGTMSQEYVPTAEAACEGPPVEVMLAFGHWLKTHGLGGPDKITVFTPAEVIAEDAGLDIVKQLLSLAGQMGYHYLNNVHDIKRITRDGIEFANGQSIEAELKIVFPDWQAHDFLKGLPISDDQGFILTDMTARNPRYPNVLACGDAAAVTVPKLGILAHMGGEKVGQQIALDMGRMSPEDANRPMHFIVNCIGDMGGNQAFAIRSDTWYGGKESSLKMGHIPFLMKMQYKEMFFRTKGKVPDWGIPASDFLIHQLG, encoded by the coding sequence ATGGCTAAGCCGCATGTGGTCGTGCTTGGCGCCAATTTTGCCGGGCTGGGTGCCGCGCAAAAAATTCGCGAATATGCCCGCGACAGTGTCGAAATCACGGTGATAGACCGAAAGCCCTACTTATTGTTTGTGCCTAATATTCCCAACGAGGTATTTGAAAACCGCAATCCCATGCTCACGTTGCATATGCCGGTTGCCGAGGCGCTTCATGAGGATGGGATTCATTTTATTCAAGGCGAAGTCCGCGCGTTGGATCCGGACCGCCAAGTGGTGGAATATCTGCCCAGCGAGCGGGTGGGTTCCGCGGTCGAAGTCCTCCATTACGACTATGTGGTTGTCGCTTTGGGCGCACGACTGGCGTACGACCAAATCGAGGGATTTGCCGAATACGGTCATACCGTCAGTGACACCTATTATGGGGAAAAACTCCGCCGCTATTTAGCCACGGAATATAAAGGCGGGCCGGTGGCGGTGGGGTCGGCGCGGTTCCACCAAGGAACCATGTCCCAAGAGTACGTGCCGACGGCCGAAGCCGCTTGTGAGGGGCCGCCGGTTGAAGTCATGCTGGCGTTTGGTCATTGGTTGAAAACCCATGGGCTGGGCGGACCCGACAAAATCACGGTCTTCACGCCGGCGGAAGTCATTGCCGAGGATGCCGGATTAGATATCGTGAAGCAATTGCTGAGTTTAGCCGGGCAAATGGGGTACCATTACCTGAATAACGTGCACGACATCAAGCGGATCACGCGTGACGGGATTGAGTTTGCCAATGGGCAATCGATAGAGGCCGAATTGAAGATTGTGTTTCCGGATTGGCAAGCGCACGACTTTTTGAAGGGGTTGCCGATTTCGGACGATCAGGGATTCATTTTAACCGACATGACGGCGCGTAACCCGCGATACCCCAATGTACTGGCTTGCGGTGACGCGGCGGCGGTTACCGTACCGAAGCTCGGGATTTTAGCGCACATGGGCGGAGAGAAAGTCGGCCAGCAAATTGCGCTCGATATGGGGCGGATGAGCCCGGAAGACGCGAATCGTCCCATGCACTTCATCGTGAACTGCATCGGGGATATGGGCGGCAACCAGGCCTTTGCCATTCGTTCGGATACCTGGTACGGCGGCAAAGAGTCGAGCCTGAAGATGGGGCATATCCCGTTTCTGATGAAGATGCAGTACAAGGAAATGTTCTTCCGAACCAAAGGCAAAGTGCCGGATTGGGGCATTCCGGCATCCGACTTCTTGATTCACCAGTTGGGTTAG
- a CDS encoding RNA polymerase, sigma subunit, RpsG/SigG (PFAM: Sigma-70, region 4; Sigma-70 region 3; Sigma-70 region 2~TIGRFAM: RNA polymerase sigma-G factor; RNA polymerase sigma factor, sigma-70 family; RNA polymerase sigma-70 factor, sigma-B/F/G subfamily~COGs: COG1191 DNA-directed RNA polymerase specialized sigma subunit~InterProIPR007627:IPR007624:IPR007630:IPR014212:IPR 014322:IPR014284~KEGG: hmo:HM1_2067 sporulation sigma factor SigG~PFAM: RNA polymerase sigma-70 region 2; RNA polymerase sigma-70 region 3; RNA polymerase sigma-70 region 4~SPTR: RNA polymerase sigma factor;~TIGRFAM: RNA polymerase sigma-G type; RNA polymerase sigma-B/F/G type; RNA polymerase sigma-70) — protein MPINKVEIPGVNTSKLPVLTNTKMRELFRAMQAGDPSARDQLINGNLRLVLSVIQRFQNRGEHSDDLFQVGCIGLMKAIDNFDLEQNVKFSTYAVPMIIGEIRRYLRDNNPIRVSRSLRDIAYKALQVRDSLVHRFNKEPTITEIAQELQLPREEVLYALDAIQEPMSLFEPIYHDGGDPIYVMDQISDEKNQDKIWLEGIAIREAMRRLSDREKMILSMRFFDGKTQMEVADEIGISQAQVSRLEKAALNHMRKHM, from the coding sequence ATGCCAATCAATAAAGTCGAAATCCCTGGCGTCAACACGTCTAAGTTGCCTGTGCTCACCAATACCAAGATGCGGGAATTGTTCCGGGCGATGCAGGCGGGCGACCCGAGTGCACGTGACCAACTGATTAACGGCAACTTGCGTCTGGTTCTGAGTGTTATCCAACGGTTTCAAAATCGCGGGGAACATTCGGATGATCTATTTCAAGTCGGTTGCATCGGTTTAATGAAGGCCATCGACAACTTCGATTTGGAACAGAATGTGAAATTTTCCACCTATGCGGTGCCAATGATTATCGGGGAGATTCGGCGCTATTTACGCGACAATAATCCCATTCGGGTCAGCCGCTCGTTACGCGATATCGCCTATAAAGCCTTACAGGTACGGGACAGTCTGGTCCATCGCTTTAATAAAGAGCCGACGATCACGGAAATTGCCCAAGAGCTCCAACTGCCGCGCGAAGAGGTGTTATATGCGCTGGACGCCATTCAAGAGCCGATGTCGTTATTCGAACCCATTTATCACGATGGCGGCGATCCGATTTATGTCATGGACCAGATCTCCGACGAGAAAAATCAAGACAAGATTTGGTTAGAGGGGATTGCGATCCGAGAAGCCATGCGACGGTTGAGTGACCGGGAGAAAATGATTTTGAGCATGCGATTTTTTGACGGCAAGACGCAAATGGAGGTTGCCGACGAAATCGGGATTAGCCAAGCCCAGGTATCCCGACTAGAAAAGGCGGCGCTGAATCATATGCGTAAGCATATGTAG
- a CDS encoding protein of unknown function UPF0001 (PFAM: Alanine racemase, N-terminal domain~TIGRFAM: pyridoxal phosphate enzyme, YggS family~COGs: COG0325 enzyme with a TIM-barrel fold~InterPro IPR001608:IPR011078~KEGG: kol:Kole_0816 alanine racemase domain protein~PFAM: Alanine racemase, N-terminal~SPTR: Alanine racemase domain protein;~TIGRFAM: pyridoxal phosphate-dependent enzyme, YBL036C type) gives MPDLEAIRERVLAVRERLSEIRPDYRVRLMAVTKFRSREEALAAVQAGADVIGENRVQEARQKWESEKPPCPLHLIGQLQTNKVKYGIQLFDVIESLDRPRLAEALTRGLNEPFPVMVEVNIGREATKAGVLPEAVGEWLRQPDRWTRLKIIGFMTVLPAKRDKSLAEERRIRHYIREMVDLWQAMRREQWPWAPLDHLSMGMSEDWEWAVEAGSTQIRLGTTLFGPRPGDGQGP, from the coding sequence ATGCCGGACCTAGAGGCGATTCGCGAGCGGGTACTGGCCGTTCGGGAACGGCTGTCCGAGATACGGCCGGACTATCGGGTGAGACTGATGGCGGTCACCAAATTTCGGAGTCGGGAGGAGGCCTTGGCCGCTGTTCAGGCCGGAGCGGACGTGATTGGGGAAAACCGGGTCCAGGAAGCTCGGCAAAAATGGGAAAGCGAAAAGCCGCCCTGTCCGCTCCATTTAATTGGACAGCTCCAAACAAACAAGGTAAAATATGGCATACAGCTGTTCGACGTGATCGAAAGTCTGGATCGTCCGCGCTTGGCGGAGGCGTTGACCCGGGGGCTGAACGAACCGTTTCCGGTCATGGTTGAAGTCAATATCGGACGAGAGGCGACCAAAGCGGGGGTACTGCCGGAAGCGGTAGGGGAGTGGCTTCGCCAACCGGATCGGTGGACGCGGCTCAAGATTATCGGATTCATGACGGTTCTTCCGGCAAAAAGAGACAAAAGCTTGGCGGAAGAGCGGAGAATTCGCCATTATATAAGGGAAATGGTGGATCTCTGGCAGGCAATGCGCCGTGAACAGTGGCCATGGGCGCCGTTAGACCACCTATCGATGGGAATGAGCGAGGACTGGGAGTGGGCGGTTGAAGCCGGTAGTACCCAAATCCGGCTCGGCACCACCTTATTTGGTCCCCGACCGGGGGATGGTCAGGGCCCTTAA
- a CDS encoding RNA polymerase, sigma 29 subunit, SigE (PFAM: Sigma-70, region 4; Sigma-70 region 2~TIGRFAM: RNA polymerase sigma factor, sigma-70 family; RNA polymerase sigma-E factor~COGs: COG1191 DNA-directed RNA polymerase specialized sigma subunit~InterPro IPR007627:IPR007630:IPR014200:IPR014284~KEGG: hmo:HM1_2066 sporulation sigma factor SigE~PFAM: RNA polymerase sigma-70 region 4; RNA polymerase sigma-70 region 2~SPTR: RNA polymerase sigma factor;~TIGRFAM: RNA polymerase sigma-E type; RNA polymerase sigma-70): protein MSLSESLTRLEANRPPGGWRRWLTWLRQWWVSEDQESVHYVGSSEALPPPLTGDEEATLLTHLAQGEHHARGILIERNLRLVVYIARKFENTGVGIEDLVSIGTIGLIKAVNTFNVEKKIKLATYASKCIENEILMYLRRNSRTRSEVSFDEPLNVDWDGNELLLSDVLGTETDIIYKPLEEEVDRTMLRRALNKLTAREKRIMELRFGLKDGLERTQKEVADTLGISQSYISRLEKRILKRLQKEFRRME from the coding sequence ATGAGTCTTTCCGAATCGTTGACGCGATTAGAAGCGAACCGTCCACCGGGCGGTTGGCGCCGTTGGTTGACCTGGTTGCGCCAATGGTGGGTGTCCGAAGACCAGGAGTCGGTGCACTATGTCGGGTCCAGTGAAGCGTTGCCGCCTCCTTTAACCGGGGATGAGGAGGCGACCTTATTAACCCACTTGGCGCAGGGCGAGCACCATGCCCGAGGCATTTTAATTGAGCGTAATCTACGGCTTGTGGTCTACATTGCGCGCAAATTTGAAAACACCGGGGTGGGCATTGAAGACTTGGTGTCGATTGGCACCATTGGCCTCATTAAAGCCGTCAATACCTTTAACGTGGAGAAAAAAATTAAACTGGCCACGTATGCCTCCAAGTGTATTGAAAACGAGATTTTGATGTATTTGCGCCGAAACTCGCGGACTCGGTCGGAAGTGTCGTTTGACGAACCGTTGAACGTGGATTGGGACGGCAATGAGCTCTTGTTGTCGGATGTTTTGGGGACGGAAACCGATATTATTTATAAACCCTTGGAAGAAGAAGTCGACCGAACGATGTTGCGCCGGGCGTTAAATAAGCTGACGGCACGGGAAAAACGGATTATGGAACTGCGCTTCGGGTTAAAAGACGGGTTGGAGCGGACCCAAAAAGAAGTGGCGGACACCCTCGGGATCAGCCAGTCGTATATATCTCGGCTCGAAAAACGAATTTTAAAACGCCTTCAAAAAGAATTTCGCCGCATGGAATAG
- a CDS encoding hypothetical protein (PFAM: Protein of unknown function (DUF1641)) — MAIENPHESVASDPVLTEAEWSGLARLGQLVHLLDKSWTETGLGETLTGEIAEGLRAVPADTWPALLEATRVLRDLHQNGVLGQLADVLGFMTRTPEIWQEVLPQLARKLAEAADTVDWAGAGHLAQEASHSEALVALFALLRYLTKEAPPEFLADMTTLGHEVMAGWNQPGLRQAGPSLITLLVTLHETGVLAQLTDLLHYYQSFQSVLNVDRLMTDVLQYLATSTLMDDFKRIRPEGLMRLLAEVSQPDTTRTLVSVVQLLRFMSQGDIFNEFMSQLISISSTVFDKEFLNTLPDLLDTAVLLRQSGLLNALQKVVEAYPNLAQMPWNQYIMLGAEQLGRLNIGETLGKVRRALEETQEKAPRLGGMGGLMRIMRDPATQRVMQFGIALLSQFIPA, encoded by the coding sequence ATGGCGATTGAGAATCCGCATGAATCGGTAGCCTCGGATCCCGTCCTCACCGAGGCCGAATGGTCAGGCTTGGCCCGGCTGGGACAATTGGTACATCTTTTGGACAAGTCTTGGACCGAAACCGGTCTAGGTGAAACCCTGACCGGGGAGATCGCGGAGGGGTTGCGAGCGGTGCCGGCGGATACCTGGCCGGCGCTCTTGGAAGCCACGCGGGTCCTTCGCGATCTCCACCAAAACGGGGTTTTAGGTCAGCTGGCGGATGTGCTCGGATTCATGACGCGAACGCCTGAAATATGGCAAGAGGTCTTACCCCAGTTGGCTCGGAAACTGGCGGAGGCCGCGGATACGGTGGATTGGGCAGGAGCCGGCCATTTGGCGCAGGAAGCCAGTCACAGCGAGGCACTGGTCGCCCTTTTCGCACTTCTGCGATATCTGACGAAAGAAGCTCCACCGGAATTTTTGGCGGATATGACCACGCTCGGGCATGAGGTGATGGCCGGATGGAACCAACCCGGGCTTCGTCAGGCCGGTCCGTCGTTAATCACGCTTCTCGTGACATTGCACGAGACCGGGGTATTAGCGCAACTGACGGACCTCTTGCACTATTACCAGTCGTTTCAATCCGTCTTAAACGTCGACCGGTTAATGACGGATGTGCTCCAATATCTGGCCACCAGCACGCTCATGGACGATTTCAAGCGCATTCGCCCGGAGGGACTGATGCGGTTACTGGCGGAAGTCAGTCAACCGGATACGACGCGCACTTTGGTCAGTGTGGTCCAGCTGCTGCGATTTATGTCGCAGGGCGACATTTTTAACGAATTTATGAGCCAGCTCATCTCGATTAGTAGCACCGTGTTTGACAAGGAATTTTTAAATACGTTGCCTGACTTATTGGATACCGCGGTGCTATTGCGTCAATCCGGTCTCCTGAACGCTTTACAAAAAGTGGTGGAAGCGTATCCCAATTTGGCCCAAATGCCGTGGAATCAATACATTATGTTGGGCGCGGAACAGTTGGGCCGGCTGAACATCGGGGAAACCCTGGGGAAGGTGCGACGAGCGCTCGAGGAGACCCAAGAGAAGGCACCTCGGCTGGGCGGCATGGGGGGGTTGATGCGGATAATGCGAGACCCCGCCACCCAGCGCGTGATGCAGTTTGGCATTGCCCTTTTAAGTCAGTTTATTCCCGCCTGA
- a CDS encoding stage II sporulation protein R (PFAM: Stage II sporulation protein R (spore_II_R)~TIGRFAM: stage II sporulation protein R~InterPro IPR014202~KEGG: toc:Toce_2201 stage II sporulation protein R~PFAM: Sporulation stage II, protein R~SPTR: Stage II sporulation protein R;~TIGRFAM: Sporulation stage II, protein R) produces the protein MNRLNHWGRRELAGLLMACGLAMGSTLGGAPAARAAPIPTPSVIRFRVIANSDNPRDQALKLLVRDAVLRVLEPRLASVHSEKVAAERIRSLTGVLDQVANGVLKSYHAPYRARVQWTRTLFPTKAYGTWVLPAGQYQALLIELGRAEGHNWWCVLFPSLCFIDMGNALAVSEPVAPVSTSLSPEATGGQGPKAVSPRHLRVSWRAPRFLTTFWAILCQ, from the coding sequence ATGAACCGATTAAATCACTGGGGTAGGCGGGAACTGGCCGGGCTTTTGATGGCGTGCGGTCTGGCGATGGGGAGCACGTTGGGGGGAGCGCCGGCGGCGCGGGCGGCGCCGATTCCGACCCCGTCGGTCATCCGGTTTCGTGTTATCGCGAACTCGGACAATCCGCGCGATCAAGCGTTGAAGCTCTTGGTGCGGGACGCCGTGCTACGGGTGTTGGAACCTCGTCTGGCTTCCGTTCATTCCGAAAAAGTGGCCGCCGAGCGCATCCGGTCACTGACGGGCGTGCTCGACCAAGTGGCCAACGGGGTGCTCAAAAGCTATCATGCCCCCTATCGAGCGCGAGTCCAATGGACCCGCACGCTTTTCCCAACCAAGGCCTACGGGACCTGGGTGTTGCCGGCCGGTCAATATCAAGCGCTTTTGATAGAATTGGGGCGGGCCGAGGGACATAACTGGTGGTGCGTCCTGTTTCCCTCCCTCTGCTTTATTGATATGGGGAATGCCTTGGCGGTTTCGGAGCCGGTCGCTCCCGTCTCCACCTCCCTTTCGCCTGAAGCCACCGGCGGACAGGGCCCGAAGGCCGTGTCCCCCCGCCATTTACGGGTCAGCTGGCGAGCTCCTCGTTTTCTCACGACCTTTTGGGCCATTTTGTGCCAATAA
- a CDS encoding Multi-copper polyphenol oxidoreductase, laccase (PFAM: Multi-copper polyphenol oxidoreductase laccase~TIGRFAM: uncharacterized protein, YfiH family~COGs: COG1496 conserved hypothetical protein~InterPro IPR003730~KEGG: drm:Dred_0706 hypothetical protein~PFAM: Multi-copper polyphenol oxidoreductase, laccase~SPTR: Putative ABC transporter, permease protein;~TIGRFAM: Multi-copper polyphenol oxidoreductase, laccase) has translation MAFQREGSIITWRPTDHITAWFSTRLGGTSLPPFDTMNLSFGVGDVSVSVKENRRRMLALMGRPLDDLVMPHQVHGGTVTWISAADRGRGRVPDVPPIPATDGFLTDAAEIVLGMGFADCVPIFLADVKGRFFGLLHAGWRGTAAKIQETAVQQLMQRGVLPEDIRVGLGPRIGPCCYEVDQPVYDRIRAVAGTAPLTPVDARHWRLDLHLANRLMLEAVGILPEHIDEAPYCTACHPELFFSYRRDHHVTGRMGGYICRT, from the coding sequence GTGGCATTTCAACGAGAAGGCTCCATTATAACCTGGCGTCCCACAGATCACATTACCGCCTGGTTTTCCACGCGCCTCGGCGGGACGAGTTTACCGCCCTTCGATACCATGAATCTTTCATTTGGGGTCGGTGACGTATCGGTTTCGGTCAAGGAAAACCGTCGGCGGATGTTGGCGTTGATGGGGCGGCCGCTGGACGATCTGGTCATGCCGCATCAAGTGCACGGCGGGACGGTAACCTGGATTTCCGCGGCGGACCGTGGGCGCGGGCGGGTACCCGATGTTCCGCCCATCCCGGCAACCGACGGATTTTTAACGGACGCGGCGGAGATCGTATTAGGGATGGGATTTGCCGATTGCGTCCCGATTTTTTTGGCGGATGTCAAAGGCCGGTTTTTCGGATTGCTCCATGCCGGATGGCGGGGGACCGCCGCGAAAATTCAAGAGACCGCCGTTCAACAGCTTATGCAGCGAGGGGTATTACCGGAGGATATCCGCGTAGGACTTGGACCTCGCATCGGCCCGTGTTGTTATGAAGTCGATCAACCGGTTTATGACCGGATTCGGGCCGTCGCAGGAACGGCCCCCTTGACACCCGTGGACGCCCGTCATTGGCGGCTCGATTTACACCTCGCCAATCGCCTGATGTTGGAAGCGGTGGGAATTTTGCCGGAACATATCGACGAAGCGCCTTACTGCACGGCCTGTCACCCGGAGTTGTTTTTTTCCTACCGGCGGGACCATCACGTGACGGGCCGGATGGGGGGCTATATATGCCGGACCTAG